In Calonectris borealis chromosome Z, bCalBor7.hap1.2, whole genome shotgun sequence, a single genomic region encodes these proteins:
- the ARSK gene encoding arylsulfatase K isoform X2: MPSLTAQDGRLTFYPGNQTVDLPFINFMKRYGTVFLNAYTNSPICCPSRAAMWSGLFTHLTESWNNFKGLDPDYVTWMDLMERHGYHTQKYGKLDYTSGHHSVSNRVEAWTRDVDFLLRQEGRPMVNLTGDRKHVRVMEADWQNTDKAVNWIKEEAVNLTQPFVLYLGLNLPHPYPSPYAGENFGSSTFLTSPYWLEKVNYEAIKIPKWSSLSEMHPVDYYSSYTKNCTGEFTKQEVRNIRAFYYAMCAETDAMLGEIISALRDTGLLKKTIVIFTADHGELAMDHQQFYKMSMYEGSSHVPLLVMGPGIKEQQQVPNVVSLVDVYPTMLDIARIPVPQNLSGYSLIPLLHGKAENEVSPRGPRPSWVLSEFHGCNVNSSTYMLRTSKWKYIAYSDGHSVLPQLFDLTADPDELTNVAIKFPVIVHSLDKILRSIVNYPKVSSSVQEYNKRQFISWKQSLGQNYSNVIANLRWHQDWLKEPKKYENAIDKWLSQSK; the protein is encoded by the exons ATGCCATCCTTGACTGCACAG GATGGACGCTTGACATTTTATCCAGGAAATCAGACTGTGGATTTGCCTTTCATAAATTTTATGAAAAGATATGGCACTGTCTTTCTCAATGCCTATACCAATTCTCCAATTTGTTGCCCTTCCCGTGCAG ctatgtGGAGTGGTCTTTTCACTCATTTAACAGAATCTTGGAATAACTTCAAAGGTCTAGATCCAGATTATGTAACGTGGATGGATCTCATGGAAAGGCATGGCTACCACACACAGAAGTATGGGAAATTAGACTATACTTCTGGACATCATTCAGTAAG TAACCGTGTGGAAGCCTGGACTAGGGATGTTGACTTCCTGCTCCGGCAAGAAGGGAGACCCATGGTAAATCTTACTGGTGATAGGAAACATGTGAGAGTGATGGAAGCAGATTGGCAGAATACTGATAAAGCAGTAAATTGGATAAAGGAAGAAGCTGTTAACCTTACTCAGCCGTTTGTTCTTTACTTGGGACTAAATTTACCACACCCATATCCATCACCCTATGCGGGAGAAAATTTTGGATCCTCTACGTTTTTAACATCTCCCTATTGGCTTGAAAAG GTAAATTATGAAGCTATTAAGATACCCAAGTGGTCTTCTCTTTCAGAGATGCATCCAGTAGACTATTACTCATCTTATACCAAGAATTGCACAGGAGAGTTTACAAagcaagaagtgagaaatattAGAGCATTTTATTATGCTATGTGTGCGGAGACAGATGCCATGCTGG GTGAGATTATTTCAGCTCTGAGAGATACTGggcttcttaaaaaaacaatCGTTATATTCACTGCAGATCATGGAGAACTTGCTATGGACCACCAGCAGTTCTATAAAATGAGCATGTATGAAGGAAGTTCCCATGTTCCTCTTTTAGTTATGGGGCCTGGCataaaagaacagcagcaagTACCAAATGTGGTCTCTCTTGTGGATGTATATCCTACTATGCTTG ATATAGCAAGAATTCCTGTCCCACAGAACCTCAGTGGATATTCTCTTATACCACTGCTACATGGAAAGGCTGAAAACGAAGTGTCACCCAGAGGGCCTCGGCCCTCCTGGGTGTTGAGCGAGTTCCATGGATGCAACGTGAATTCTTCCACGTACATGCTTCGAACTAGCAAATGGAAATACATCGCGTACTCAGATGGCCATTCGGTACTTCCACAGCTGTTTG ACCTTACTGCCGACCCAGATGAGCTAACAAACGTTGCCATAAAATTCCCAGTAATTGTACATTCCTTGGACAAAATACTCCGCTCTATAGTAAACTATCCAAAGGTTTCTTCTTCTGTTCAGGAGTATAACAAAAGACAGTTTATCAGTTGGAAACAAAGTTTGGGTCAGAATTACTCAAATGTTATTGCCAACCTTAGGTGGCATCAAGACTGGTTAAAGGAACCAAAAAAATACGAGAATGCAATTGACAAGTGGCTTAGtcaaagtaagtaa
- the ARSK gene encoding arylsulfatase K isoform X1 codes for MRGGGPLGRAGLALLLMAAAPWARARPRPAAPEGQPRPSVVLVACDSLDGRLTFYPGNQTVDLPFINFMKRYGTVFLNAYTNSPICCPSRAAMWSGLFTHLTESWNNFKGLDPDYVTWMDLMERHGYHTQKYGKLDYTSGHHSVSNRVEAWTRDVDFLLRQEGRPMVNLTGDRKHVRVMEADWQNTDKAVNWIKEEAVNLTQPFVLYLGLNLPHPYPSPYAGENFGSSTFLTSPYWLEKVNYEAIKIPKWSSLSEMHPVDYYSSYTKNCTGEFTKQEVRNIRAFYYAMCAETDAMLGEIISALRDTGLLKKTIVIFTADHGELAMDHQQFYKMSMYEGSSHVPLLVMGPGIKEQQQVPNVVSLVDVYPTMLDIARIPVPQNLSGYSLIPLLHGKAENEVSPRGPRPSWVLSEFHGCNVNSSTYMLRTSKWKYIAYSDGHSVLPQLFDLTADPDELTNVAIKFPVIVHSLDKILRSIVNYPKVSSSVQEYNKRQFISWKQSLGQNYSNVIANLRWHQDWLKEPKKYENAIDKWLSQSK; via the exons ATGCGGGGCGGCGGGCCGCTGGGGCGGGCCGGGCTGGCGCTGCTCCTCATGGCCGCCGCGCCCTGGGCGAGGGCGAGgccgcggcccgccgcccccgaggGCCAGCCCCGGCCCAGCGTGGTGCTGGTGGCTTGCGACTCCTTG GATGGACGCTTGACATTTTATCCAGGAAATCAGACTGTGGATTTGCCTTTCATAAATTTTATGAAAAGATATGGCACTGTCTTTCTCAATGCCTATACCAATTCTCCAATTTGTTGCCCTTCCCGTGCAG ctatgtGGAGTGGTCTTTTCACTCATTTAACAGAATCTTGGAATAACTTCAAAGGTCTAGATCCAGATTATGTAACGTGGATGGATCTCATGGAAAGGCATGGCTACCACACACAGAAGTATGGGAAATTAGACTATACTTCTGGACATCATTCAGTAAG TAACCGTGTGGAAGCCTGGACTAGGGATGTTGACTTCCTGCTCCGGCAAGAAGGGAGACCCATGGTAAATCTTACTGGTGATAGGAAACATGTGAGAGTGATGGAAGCAGATTGGCAGAATACTGATAAAGCAGTAAATTGGATAAAGGAAGAAGCTGTTAACCTTACTCAGCCGTTTGTTCTTTACTTGGGACTAAATTTACCACACCCATATCCATCACCCTATGCGGGAGAAAATTTTGGATCCTCTACGTTTTTAACATCTCCCTATTGGCTTGAAAAG GTAAATTATGAAGCTATTAAGATACCCAAGTGGTCTTCTCTTTCAGAGATGCATCCAGTAGACTATTACTCATCTTATACCAAGAATTGCACAGGAGAGTTTACAAagcaagaagtgagaaatattAGAGCATTTTATTATGCTATGTGTGCGGAGACAGATGCCATGCTGG GTGAGATTATTTCAGCTCTGAGAGATACTGggcttcttaaaaaaacaatCGTTATATTCACTGCAGATCATGGAGAACTTGCTATGGACCACCAGCAGTTCTATAAAATGAGCATGTATGAAGGAAGTTCCCATGTTCCTCTTTTAGTTATGGGGCCTGGCataaaagaacagcagcaagTACCAAATGTGGTCTCTCTTGTGGATGTATATCCTACTATGCTTG ATATAGCAAGAATTCCTGTCCCACAGAACCTCAGTGGATATTCTCTTATACCACTGCTACATGGAAAGGCTGAAAACGAAGTGTCACCCAGAGGGCCTCGGCCCTCCTGGGTGTTGAGCGAGTTCCATGGATGCAACGTGAATTCTTCCACGTACATGCTTCGAACTAGCAAATGGAAATACATCGCGTACTCAGATGGCCATTCGGTACTTCCACAGCTGTTTG ACCTTACTGCCGACCCAGATGAGCTAACAAACGTTGCCATAAAATTCCCAGTAATTGTACATTCCTTGGACAAAATACTCCGCTCTATAGTAAACTATCCAAAGGTTTCTTCTTCTGTTCAGGAGTATAACAAAAGACAGTTTATCAGTTGGAAACAAAGTTTGGGTCAGAATTACTCAAATGTTATTGCCAACCTTAGGTGGCATCAAGACTGGTTAAAGGAACCAAAAAAATACGAGAATGCAATTGACAAGTGGCTTAGtcaaagtaagtaa